Proteins encoded together in one Pseudomonadota bacterium window:
- a CDS encoding ParB/RepB/Spo0J family partition protein produces MATKKTVESPEFMYLPLENILVEEQIRSGIDTEGESFKSLMESIKDRGVLEPVLVTQKDGKYLLLCGERRYLAAQKLELPSIPVRVVDAVTQKDEILALQLTENLQREDLNPIDQAKGILAYVQAKHPDKNYNVDGVMSELLVYDRRPEDQFVEVRETVSRIVEIVGKTTRTLYNMISLLKLSDEIQAAIREGKLPVSQGYIFASHLDFADSKKVFDSVMAQPVTNATLERMLTQKTEPPKQPAHPTLSRQRTSVKNIRNAIEENAGKYTKEDLEELFNDLCVLCDYVQQQAAATVSMKPRKPQV; encoded by the coding sequence ATGGCAACAAAGAAAACAGTGGAAAGTCCGGAATTTATGTACCTGCCTCTCGAAAATATTCTTGTGGAAGAACAGATTCGCTCAGGGATTGATACGGAGGGAGAATCATTTAAGTCTCTCATGGAGTCAATCAAAGACCGGGGTGTCCTTGAACCTGTACTTGTAACACAAAAGGACGGCAAGTACCTACTCCTCTGCGGGGAACGCCGTTATCTTGCAGCACAGAAACTTGAACTCCCATCCATCCCTGTTCGGGTTGTAGATGCAGTAACCCAGAAAGACGAGATACTTGCCTTGCAATTGACGGAAAATCTCCAGAGAGAAGACCTGAATCCCATAGACCAGGCAAAGGGCATACTGGCATACGTTCAGGCTAAACATCCTGATAAAAACTATAATGTGGATGGGGTGATGAGTGAGTTGCTGGTCTATGACCGAAGACCGGAGGACCAATTTGTAGAAGTCCGCGAAACTGTTTCGCGGATTGTCGAAATCGTCGGAAAGACAACAAGGACGCTGTACAACATGATTTCACTCTTAAAACTCTCCGATGAAATTCAGGCTGCTATACGGGAGGGAAAACTACCTGTTTCTCAGGGTTACATCTTTGCCTCTCACCTTGATTTTGCCGATTCAAAGAAAGTCTTTGACAGTGTCATGGCACAGCCTGTTACTAACGCCACCCTTGAAAGAATGCTTACACAAAAAACAGAACCACCGAAACAACCTGCGCATCCCACACTCTCACGACAGAGGACAAGCGTCAAAAATATAAGGAATGCTATCGAGGAGAATGCAGGCAAATATACCAAAGAAGATCTTGAGGAACTCTTTAATGATCTATGCGTCCTCTGTGACTATGTTCAGCAGCAGGCCGCTGCTACAGTATCGATGAAGCCGCGCAAACCA
- a CDS encoding GxxExxY protein, producing the protein MTDPAHISCPFGAEGHSALGPGLLESVYQECFKIELEDDDLRVEKEIPVPVIYKGRAITQEGFRIDLLIENTVVIELKSVEEVKPVHKKQLLTYLRLTDKQVGLLINFNEIMLKNGITRIVNNYAPTGAANLP; encoded by the coding sequence CTGACTGATCCTGCTCACATTTCATGCCCCTTCGGGGCAGAAGGACATAGCGCTCTCGGTCCCGGCCTTCTGGAATCGGTATATCAGGAATGTTTTAAAATAGAATTAGAGGATGATGACCTACGGGTGGAAAAGGAAATACCGGTGCCTGTCATATACAAAGGAAGAGCAATTACACAGGAAGGATTCAGGATAGACCTTCTTATCGAAAACACGGTTGTTATAGAACTTAAATCAGTAGAAGAAGTAAAACCTGTTCATAAGAAACAACTTCTTACCTATCTTAGATTGACGGATAAGCAAGTGGGTTTGCTGATCAACTTTAATGAAATAATGCTGAAAAACGGTATTACAAGGATAGTTAACAATTACGCACCGACAGGTGCTGCAAATTTACCCTGA